The following proteins are encoded in a genomic region of Actinomycetota bacterium:
- a CDS encoding NADH-quinone oxidoreductase subunit B, with product MAVVDSIGRGLDAAPGGDVVLTTLDALIDWARGHSPWVMPMGTACCAMELIAASFAKFDFDRHGAFPRPDPRHVDVMVVAGTVTKKMQPAVQRLWDQMPEPKWCIAMGNCAVSGGIFLHDSYTVVRGVDEFLPVDVYIAGCPPRPESLQDAVLQLAKKIRSESIAEGRTHRADLLLPEAPCEPEEAP from the coding sequence GTGGCCGTCGTAGACTCCATCGGCCGCGGGCTGGACGCAGCGCCCGGCGGCGACGTCGTGCTGACCACGCTCGACGCGCTCATCGACTGGGCGCGAGGCCACTCGCCGTGGGTGATGCCGATGGGCACCGCGTGCTGCGCCATGGAGCTGATCGCCGCGTCGTTCGCGAAGTTCGACTTCGACCGCCACGGCGCGTTCCCGCGTCCCGATCCTCGGCACGTGGATGTGATGGTCGTCGCGGGCACCGTCACCAAGAAGATGCAGCCGGCAGTCCAGCGCCTCTGGGACCAGATGCCCGAGCCGAAGTGGTGCATCGCGATGGGCAACTGCGCCGTGTCCGGCGGCATCTTCCTCCACGACTCGTACACCGTCGTGCGCGGCGTCGACGAGTTCCTCCCGGTCGACGTCTACATCGCCGGTTGCCCGCCGCGCCCCGAGTCGCTCCAGGACGCCGTGCTGCAGCTCGCGAAGAAGATCCGTTCCGAGTCCATCGCGGAAGGCCGCACCCACCGTGCGGACCTGCTGCTGCCGGAGGCGCCGTGCGAGCCGGAGGAGGCGCCGTGA
- a CDS encoding NADH-quinone oxidoreductase subunit D, translating to MVDGADGRPVEELVVNLGPSHPSTHGVCRVIAHLDGEVVVKAETVIGYLHRGIEKIAENRTYRQVVPLTDRLDYVGSMYANWAYCRAVERLADIRLPERAEYLRVIVCELQRIASHMMALGSSAADTGAFTMFVYAFEERERIVELFESLCGARLTYSYVRPGGVAFDLPDGWVETCRAFLKAHVKGLAEMDRLFFGNVIARGRLQGAGALSAADAVAFGASGPTARASGVDWDLRRDDAYSVYPRFDFEVPLGANGDAFDRARCRLFEAYESVRIIEQALDQVEPGPIVTPGLPRLLAPRAGDAYDHIESARGSLGVYVVSDGSPRPYRLKFRSPAFCNLQLLSHLAPGHTLSDLIVILGSLDPVFGEVDR from the coding sequence ATGGTGGACGGCGCCGATGGGCGGCCGGTCGAGGAACTCGTCGTCAACCTCGGCCCGTCGCACCCATCCACGCACGGCGTGTGCCGCGTCATCGCGCACCTCGACGGCGAGGTCGTCGTGAAGGCCGAGACCGTCATCGGCTACCTGCACCGCGGGATCGAGAAGATCGCCGAGAACCGCACCTACCGCCAGGTCGTGCCGCTGACCGACCGGCTCGACTACGTCGGCTCGATGTACGCGAACTGGGCGTACTGCCGCGCGGTCGAGCGCCTCGCGGACATCCGGCTCCCCGAGCGCGCCGAGTACCTGCGCGTTATCGTCTGCGAGCTGCAGCGGATCGCGAGCCACATGATGGCGCTGGGCTCCTCGGCCGCCGACACCGGCGCGTTCACGATGTTCGTCTACGCCTTCGAGGAGCGCGAGCGGATCGTCGAGCTGTTCGAGTCGCTGTGCGGCGCCCGTCTCACCTACAGCTACGTGCGCCCCGGCGGCGTCGCGTTCGACCTGCCCGACGGCTGGGTCGAGACCTGCCGCGCGTTCCTGAAGGCGCACGTCAAGGGCCTGGCCGAGATGGACCGGCTCTTCTTCGGCAACGTCATCGCCCGCGGGCGCCTTCAGGGCGCCGGCGCGCTGTCGGCGGCGGACGCGGTCGCGTTCGGTGCGAGCGGCCCCACGGCGCGCGCCTCGGGCGTGGATTGGGACCTGCGCCGCGACGATGCGTACTCGGTCTACCCGCGTTTCGATTTCGAGGTGCCGCTCGGCGCCAACGGGGACGCGTTCGACCGTGCGCGGTGCCGGCTGTTCGAGGCGTATGAGTCGGTGCGCATCATCGAGCAGGCGCTCGACCAGGTCGAGCCGGGGCCGATCGTCACACCCGGGCTGCCGCGCCTGCTCGCTCCGCGGGCCGGCGACGCGTACGACCACATCGAATCGGCGCGCGGCTCGCTCGGCGTCTACGTGGTGTCGGACGGTTCGCCGCGCCCGTACCGCCTGAAGTTCCGGTCGCCGGCCTTCTGCAACCTGCAGCTGCTGTCGCACCTCGCACCGGGTCACACGCTCTCGGACCTCATCGTGATCCTCGGCTCACTCGACCCTGTCTTCGGCGAGGTGGACCGGTGA
- a CDS encoding NADH-quinone oxidoreductase subunit C yields the protein MLCAAYPDLCTLFSVEFGDGVLAVEPGALLSSAEDLKRLGFDRLGMVTAVDYGEQFEIVVRLHAPEHHAAVFLKCRVPRSEPRVPSLTALWPGADWHERETYDLFGIVFEGHPDLRRIMLPDDWRGHPLRKDYEDPHVLPRPDYI from the coding sequence ATGCTCTGCGCCGCCTATCCGGACCTGTGCACGCTGTTCTCGGTGGAGTTCGGCGACGGCGTGCTGGCCGTCGAGCCCGGCGCGCTACTGTCCTCGGCCGAAGACCTCAAGCGGCTCGGCTTCGACCGCCTCGGCATGGTCACGGCCGTCGACTACGGCGAGCAGTTCGAGATCGTCGTGCGCCTCCACGCGCCCGAGCATCACGCCGCGGTCTTCCTGAAGTGCCGCGTGCCTCGCTCGGAGCCGCGCGTGCCGTCGCTCACTGCGCTGTGGCCGGGCGCGGACTGGCACGAGCGCGAGACGTACGACCTCTTCGGCATCGTGTTCGAGGGCCATCCCGACCTGCGCCGCATCATGCTTCCGGACGACTGGCGCGGGCATCCGCTGCGCAAGGACTACGAGGACCCGCACGTCCTCCCGAGGCCGGACTACATCTGA
- the nuoH gene encoding NADH-quinone oxidoreductase subunit NuoH, whose translation MQPAAAVAPRTGSHALGPHRDPRLTRPCLRRGGPVTGVLGGAVWGLAAGLLIALAALFGVWWERKVAGRIQMRYGPQETGPFGLLQTLADTVKLVLKEDVTPAQADVWLFRFAPLLTFIPIAASLLVIPYARGFAPLDSGIGVLFFLAVPSLSVIGVLVGGWSSRNTFATIGGVRGAAQMISYEVPRTLAVLAPVLLAGSLRPLEVMERWAWWWPFLLVPAFLVYYISSIAELNRGPFDLAEAESELVAGYFTDYTGIRWAVFMMGEYGGIVAASLFGAAVYLGGWRLLPGAAGVLAYVLLTLLIATSMIWVKWTFPRMRPDQLMATAWKVLTPIALVQLVLVGAVLPWL comes from the coding sequence CTGCAACCTGCAGCTGCTGTCGCACCTCGCACCGGGTCACACGCTCTCGGACCTCATCGTGATCCTCGGCTCACTCGACCCTGTCTTCGGCGAGGTGGACCGGTGACCGGCGTGCTCGGAGGAGCGGTCTGGGGGCTGGCCGCGGGCCTGCTCATCGCGCTGGCCGCGCTGTTCGGCGTGTGGTGGGAGCGCAAGGTCGCCGGCCGCATCCAGATGCGGTACGGCCCGCAGGAGACCGGCCCGTTCGGCCTGCTCCAGACGCTCGCGGACACCGTGAAGCTCGTGCTCAAGGAGGACGTGACGCCGGCGCAGGCCGACGTGTGGCTGTTCCGCTTCGCGCCGCTGCTCACCTTCATCCCCATCGCCGCCTCGCTGCTCGTCATCCCGTACGCGAGGGGCTTCGCCCCGCTCGACTCGGGCATCGGCGTGCTGTTCTTCCTCGCGGTGCCCTCGCTGTCGGTCATCGGCGTCTTGGTGGGCGGCTGGTCGTCGCGCAACACCTTCGCGACGATCGGCGGCGTGCGGGGCGCCGCGCAGATGATCTCGTACGAGGTCCCGCGCACGCTGGCCGTGCTCGCGCCGGTGCTCCTTGCAGGGTCGCTGCGCCCGCTCGAGGTCATGGAGCGGTGGGCATGGTGGTGGCCGTTCCTGCTCGTGCCTGCGTTCCTCGTGTACTACATCTCGTCGATCGCAGAACTCAACCGCGGGCCCTTCGACCTCGCCGAGGCCGAGTCGGAACTGGTGGCCGGCTACTTCACCGACTACACCGGCATCCGGTGGGCGGTCTTCATGATGGGCGAGTACGGTGGCATCGTCGCCGCGTCGCTCTTCGGCGCCGCGGTGTACCTCGGCGGCTGGCGCCTGCTGCCGGGGGCGGCGGGCGTGCTCGCGTACGTGCTCCTCACGCTGCTGATCGCCACGAGCATGATCTGGGTCAAGTGGACGTTCCCGCGTATGCGGCCCGACCAGCTGATGGCCACCGCGTGGAAGGTGCTCACGCCCATCGCGCTCGTCCAGCTCGTGCTGGTGGGGGCGGTGCTTCCGTGGCTGTGA